Part of the Zingiber officinale cultivar Zhangliang unplaced genomic scaffold, Zo_v1.1 ctg230, whole genome shotgun sequence genome is shown below.
TCATTCACGGATCTCTACATTCCATTCTTTTCGTCCAGCTTATCTCAAATATCATTGCACACTAAGTATGACAATCAAAATCATTTACACAATAAGTATGAAAATCAAAATCACATGTTTCTCTTTTGATTTGTTTTCCTGTTTCAGCTTTTCTTCATTTTCCCttctttttttcatttttgaTATAGAGATTACTAAGCCGAACTTAAATGTATTAAAATCACATACAAGTAACTAGATAAAAATGATAATAAAGATAATAAAGATAGATAAAAATAGATGATATGTGAGGAAAATACATAATGCACATAAATGAATTGTCCCTGTTAAATTTGAACAGAAATTGTCACGAAAGAATGGTGTTATTAGTTGATGTGAATCTCTCTATTGCAGAATCTGGATTGAAGTCCATGTGCTAATTGAATCTCGTGGTGCATAAATTAATTCtagtgaaaattgatttttatttattactgTTACTATAGTAATAGAATAATTTTTTACTAAAAAGTAAAATTACAAAACTTCAAGACTAGAGCACAAAATGCCCAATTTATGTAATTATTTGGGATTTGGAGCTGTTTTGTGGTATGGTGGCTGCGATATGAGAGTGTCAACTTCAGAAGATGTAGGCAATGACGTCGCTTAGGGTGGTGTCAGAAAATTCTTGGATGTTGTTAATGTCAATGTTGAGATCCTAGAGAGATGATACCGGCTGGCTATGTCAGATGTTGATGCAACCAGAAGGAGAAGAGGTGACCCTGATTGTGATGTTTCTGGTGCTATCGGGTGCCCAAGCAGGTAGGTGGCTAGGGATTTTGCTTGAAAAGGGAGGAGGATGAGTTCCTAAAAACAAGGAGAAGGCATTAGACTTCGCATGGTGCTGCAGTGACGATAGTTTGCACCTATGGCACTAGTGGACGATTGAATAGAAGGAAGCTTGTCTTGTAGGGATTGAAGAAGCAGGGCTTCCCAATTCAGCTTTGTGAGGTGATGGTGGCTAGTGAGGGAGGAGATGGTGGAAGGAACCAAGTGGCAAAGTTGGAAAGGGAATCACAAGAGCAAATTGTGATAATAAAAGGAGATATAGAACCGAGCCAACTTTTAACTTTACCACTTGATATACCACAGTAGATGAACATGGGGCATGAGGAACAACTCTCGCACAaagaaaacaaattaaaaaatttattaatttaaagatGAAAATATTATAAAACCTTGTACTTTTTTTTATAGACTTTGACTCAACAACAAATGCAAAAACacatattctaagaaaaaaacaCTAGACTTAATTGGAATAATCATTCCCTATTTATTACTAACATAAAAAATGTTAATCTAGGATTCTTTCCAATTAATCTCCAAATTATTTACCTGAATTATTTCTTTTTCTagcattaaaaaaaatgtttatgctttagttcctATGGGTTGACAAAACAAGAAGAAGCACTTTTGTTTATGTTCTCGAAGTGAAGCAGTAAAATAATCTTATATAAATTGCTTACTGATGGTAGCATTACCTAACCTCATCTACTATTTacttcaaatataaaaaaaaaaaaatatgacatAGATGACACTGGGTCTAACTTTGTTCCTGTCCACACATCCAGATTTGATATTTGATTTGTTATTACACTTTGTTCATGGGTCTAACTTCAGTAGCCTTCTGGGCAAGTCACTTGTTAATGCACTTGTGCATGATGGTTGATCATAGTTCAAATATGTGAATCCAGTATCTCCCTCAAAGTATTAGAAGGAcaatttttattttcttgattGCAAATTGAAAACCGATACCTTACTATGTGTCTCTCTTAAGGTGATTTGGTTAAAACAAACTAGTGCATTGGCCTATGATAGAAGAAAAAGTTGCTTGTGTTTCAAATAATAAGTATTACTGTAATCCCAGTACATGATAGTTTCGCATAAAAGATCAAAGAATGGTAAACTAGCCTCAACCAGAACAAGACTATCTCACCCCAAGTGTATGGCAATCAGACTTCTCTTCTGGTTCATCAAGTGCTAGTAGGATTTCAACATCATAAATGATTGCTTCTTTTGTAACCTAGTAGACGAAATTATACCTACAATTTAACCTCAACCAAGGGCCACGTGTAACCCAATAAGAAACAATCAAGATTGACCTCAAGTCTCCCAAATGGTGACACATATTATAGGTGATCTAGAAAATATAAAGGCCTCCCGTACTTTTCCAATTCATTTTTGCTTTCTTAATACTAAGAGTTGTGAGAAGCAGAATTAAGCATCAATTGATCCAGGGAAACTCTTAAGTCCTTTCTTGTCAGTTAAATCACGGCAAAGACAGTCCCAATAGGTAGGCCACAGCTAAAACAATCTCAATCAGCTAGGCACAACTGATGCTGATTATAACTTGAGGATATGAAGGTTCCATCAGGCAAGGGTGTCTATTAAGTAAAGATTTGTCTTAGTGTACAACCCAATCTCACAATGAATCCAATAGATTAGTGGAAACATCCTATTATCAAGCAAAGCAAATAACAAGTGTGGTGATCCAATGCGGTTCATCACATCTTGGTCGTAGAAGCTTTGCTATGTTTGTCACAATTCTAAGGTTTGACCCTCAATATTACACAGATATGTAAATTTTCTGTCCCCAATAGCACAatgcacatatatatatatatatatatttgaataatAATAAGTGTTGTGATGCCATACTTTGTTTCAGAGTGCAGGGTTGATGATCCTCAATCTCCTGTTGATGAAAGCCTTATAGTTTGAGCTGTCATTTTCTTAATTCAATAGCAATATTGATTTAACTTGGATGCTTGGATCTTCATCAACTTAATGCAAATTATTATGTATGCCAAGTTAGTTTTGagatttaatcaattaataagtTGAACAGCATATTGTAAGGTTTCACTACATTGCTTTCAAACGTGTAATAAGTAACAAATTGCTGCCGCCAATAATAGAGTACTACAGTGATCAAGATTCAGACTTAAACTGAAGTTGAATGTCATGCTTAGTTATCTAATTCTTAGATGCAAACTCAAGATATAGAACAACATTTTTTTTTCTCAGAAAAGAGGAAGGTTAAATCTAACAGGAAAACTATTGGGATAGTTTTGCTTATTCTATTCCAACCAGTAGGTAAATCTAATAAGAATCAGATGAAATCAACAACTACTGGCTGCGGTACATGCAGAGCCTACTCCAGAATTCCTAGATCCCCAGGGGACATGAACGAACAACCCAAGAAACAGATCGGCATCCCATTGAAGTCAACTTCCTGAAAGGAAACCCTAactctctataaaaggaaaaaaggagAAGAGTGAAAAGCAGTACCTTTCCTGGCCGGCGGTGTCCCAAATCTGGGCCTTTAGGACCTTGCCGTCGACGGTGACGCTGCGGGTGGCGAACTCGACGCCGATGGTGGACTTAGACTCGAGGTTGAACTCGTTGCGGGAGAAGCGGGAGAGGAGGTTGGACTTGCCGACTCCGGAATCGCCGATGAGCACCAGCTTGAACAAGTAGTCGTAGTCGTCCTCCGCGCGATACCCCGCCATTTCCACcctccttcctcctccctcctcccaaTCGACGGTCGGCGCGGTGACGGCGGATTCGACGAGGAGGAGAAAGGGGAACGGAGAAAGATGATGGGAAAGGGTGGACATGAAGTAAAATTGCACAAGGCACTTCCCTTTCCTATCCTTCCAAGTAAACGCGTACCCGAGGAATGCACAATATTTTGACTGTGTTGACTAGTTTGACCTCGACGATTGCCTTACAAATAAAGTCAGAAAAAAagtaatttttcctataattataaacttagataaatatttattgtataaatataaataaatatccttatgtgaaaaatattttatttgcctAAAATGTTTTATTCTTCTttactgaataaatctatactAGTTAAACTTACACTTAGTGTTAACACCTACATTGAGGGCATAGAGGTGATGAATGAGGGATATGAGGGAGAGAGCGACTGAAAGAGGAACGTAGAAAGGTGATGTTTTAGGACTAGGTGCTTAAAGAAGACTGCTATCAATAGGTCGTGGTTGACAAAGAAGATAATTCGGTCGATAGAGGAGAAAGATATAGAAATAAGCATCTTTATTGATGATACAGCGATAAAGATGAACCTCCTAAGAATAGGTTAAAATGAAAAAGATCAACTGAGGTGATAGTCAAAGTCAAAAAGAAACCAAAGATATTAATAATATTAGTGATGTGTCTAAGTCAGCCATGATCGGTCAGGCGTGATCAATGCGTACTTGGGCCCTTCAATTGGATAGGCATCTTATCTTGACTCAGGTATTAAGTAATAATATTACCGATTATCTCAGTCGAGCGAGGAAAATGGTCGATTAGCCACCCTTTCCAACAAGTAGACAAGATTTCGCTCGACCTATCGCCTATCTCATCGAATCTAAGGTTATACTTCAGAAGCTTCTACCAAACATGAATCTTTCGATTCATTTGGCTCTCACGCTCAATTATTTATTTATGGTATGAGTATTCCCATAGATTTTTTAATGTAATGAGCCTACCTTCTCTTTTCTGTTTGTAGTTAAACATATCAaaacttataaaataaaaaaccaGAATATTAGGAAGACTCTTCCGACTAGACCAGTCTAGCCttataatattatccactttagatcgaaaagaatttagatatctccacaatgatataatattatccactttaggacTAAGTCTTTATGATTTTGCTCTTGTGCTCTACCCAAAAGagctcatgccaatgaagatattttttcttataaacccatgatttttcctATGCATTTTCAATATAGAACTATATttacaaccttacaaccccaaccaGGACTTATTTTTTCTTAAATAAACTTTGAAAACATACATATATTTTGGGATACGTGCATAAACAATACAATAACACTATAAAAAGGAATCTCTATCCATAGACAAAAGTATATAATGTTCCATTATTCTACACACTCTCTACTACTACTTGCTTCGTTTATTTTCTTCTCTGAGACCGAGCACTAACTTGAATGTCGAAAGACCAACATCTAAGATCCTTCCCTGATCCGACACTAACACTCCTTGTATTACACAAGGACATAAAATCTTCATCAAATCAACAAAAAGATCACACCCCAATTCATGTCTTCTTAATTTTCAGACAGAATCATTCGACAAAGGATGAAAGTGGAGTGCATAGAGGGCACAAATGGCCTCAAACCTACTAGCTTTGGTTAGAGGTAAAAAGAAGGATAACATCAAAGAACTGATGGATAGCATCATCCTCCTACATATCTTTCTACTTCAATTTACAAGTGACAACAGTTTCCGACTAATATAATGATCACCCGATTCTCATCCTTCGCGTCATCTCTTGTTTGCTGTCCCCCAAAAGGAACACAATCTCATCTATGTCGAACATGGTTCGCTCACATCTTACAAAAAAGAACTAGTGTTAGAGTAAAAAGTCTTTTGCAAAGAATTCAATTCTTGGGAACATGCTTGATTGCTTCATGATCTTCGAAAAAACACTTCCAACTCTTCAGTGTCCTCTCAGACAAATCGTGAAGCCTTCTGTATGGATATTTTGTTATCGGTCTTCAGCTGATCATATAGGCCTCAAGACTGGCGCCACTAGAAACCTGTCGTATCCGCAAGAATTGTTCAAAGAATTAAGACAAGGCTGGAGATGAACCTCCCGAATCGTTAATCACACGGTCACTTCCCGAATCGTAAACACTTGTTGTGTTTCACTTCTCTAATAGCCGATGGCGGTTGACTGTTTTGTTTGGCTTGTTTCGCGGAAAGCTTCTCCATCGCGCTGATGAACTTTTTTAGGTGCTTGATGTATTCGGGGTAAGTCTCTAAGTTGCAGTGACCACCACCCTTGATCCAAAGTGGATCATACTTTTCTTTCGATAGTTCCCACAATCGCTTACCGTGAGTCCAATCGACAATATCGTCTGCAGTTCCCTGCATAGAAACAGCATTCGATAAGGAATTTGTATATCAAGTGTTTTCGAATGATCACAAGTGACTTATCAAGAGAATGAAGTGAATCAAACAACCGGGTACAAGATCGTGCATCATATTTGACAATTTCAAAAACAATAGCTTCTAACTAGTTATGGAAGCTATCGGTTGCCCCATATCCGTTCAACTTATTTCTCTCAATTTACCGTCTATTGGACCTAAATTTGATCACTTTCAAAATTTAAGTAGCTCTTGAAAACATCATAATGTTATTCCAACACATCGTTTCTTGATGTTCATATGCAACGAGATACAAGAAAAACTTACATGTATGACGAAAGTGGGGCAGTTCACCAATCGAATTTTATCGATATTctgcaaaaacaaaacaaaagactTTACATTAACAACAAAATATATCGATTAAAATCTAGGGGTAAATGTCCAACTCCTTACTTTAAAGATATCGAACCAAAATGTCACTTTTACAGGATACAACACTCGTATGCCCGAGAGGATTGCGCTATGGAGGACAACACCTCGTAGTTTCTGTAATTGCGCAGCCAGGTGCAACGTTGGTCCGCTGCCAACTGACTGACCGTACAAAATGAGCTCCTCTTGTTTTATACCGTACTCTTCTTTCAAGCAATCCAACACGGCTTCTATGTCGTAATATGTATTGAACTCAGATGGCTTTTGCAAGGATGAAAAGCAACAAGAAAGAATGTTAGACTCACAATACTATATTTTGGTCTATCGCTAATATTTTCCAAGAACTATATCGAATAGTAGCTAAATCTGTCAATATTTATGAACAGATTTATTTGCAAACATCGAAATAGAGATTCTAATTCACATTGGATAGTTAAAACAATAGAGCACTAAAGTTTCATTGTGCCAAATTTTTTTTCGCACAAAAGGTAGAAGTTAACTAAAGCTAGTACATAAAAAGGGAGAAGATGTACGCGAACGAGATATCTAGcaacaagaaaaaggaaaatgatTGAATAGAGGAACTCCCGAACATTTGTTAATCTCAGATGTGTCCGACTCATTATTTTGATGAATCATTTCTTCATACAGAAGGAGATTCTATAAACAGTTCCTCAAAATCTCACTTATTAGATTACTTTACTTGTGCTTCTTATGAACTTTCCCATGCTTACCTTCCCTGTAGATGCTCCATAACCCGAGTAATCGTAACTGCAAAATGAAGATCATAGAATAGATCAGATTGCGAGACTTTGTAGTCGAGATGCaaatttagaacttatgacaGCGTGAATATATTTCAGATTCATCATAGGAAGATAGTAGACTGGAATTGTTTACTTCAGGAAACTAACCTAGGGTTTGCAGCAACAACATTCAACCTTTTTCAGTTCAATCTCTTAGAAAATTTCCAAATCAATGATCAAATCATGTGGAATTTGCCTAAAAGAAACAATTTTTTGCTTAAAAATGCAATCTTGGCGGCAAAATAAAGAAGGAGCCTAGGGTTTGCAGCAtcaaagttaaatattttcagCTTAATTTGGCAGAAAGAAATTCCTGGTCAATGGCCAAATCACGTAATATTTCGCTAGAAGAAACAATTTTTTTGCTTGAGAATGGAAGAATCTAGGGTTTGCAGCATCGAAATTCGACCTTTTTCATAGAAAAAATCCTGGAAGATTTTGACCGattggagaggaggaggagaagagaaggaacaGAACGGGCTTTGCCCTAGCTACCTCATGATGTTGACGCGGAGGTGGGCGCGGAGCTCGTGGAAGAGGTCGAGCATCTGGCCGAGGTCGGCGGCGTTGCCGTGGGAGTAGAGGAGCGTGAAGCGGGCGGCGGGGTGGCGCCAGAAGGTGGCCACCACCCGGTTCCCGGCCTTGGTCTCCACCACGTGCACCTCCACGTTTTTCTCCGGCGATAACCCCGACAGGCGCAGCCTGCCCtccccgccgccgccgccgccgcccccCTCCCGGAATACCTCGTAAGTGGCCGGCTCCGGTGGAAAGAACGCGAACCGCGCCGCCACCGACGACGTCACGTTCCCCATGTCCCCCTCAACCTCACCTCCTCTCCCGACTTCTTCCTCCTAAAAATCCCACCTTTGGTCAAATTGACGGCCAAAATTCCCACTTTTGGTCAAATTAGCGGCACAATCTCTCATAATCCAGCTTTCTCCCTCGCCTCCTCCGCctgcttttttttctttctcttcttttggTGCTGCTCTCGCTGCAAATtcagaaagagaaagagaaagagaaaaaaagagagagagaagaagaagaagaagcagcagcagctgaggaagaagaaggaaatcgAAGCAGGTGGGTGATGGACGTTCGTTATGGATCAAATTGCACGTTCATACGTTTACATGATGATCTCTCTCCTTTATCAAAGTGGGAATTTGCACCGATCTTGAGGTGAGTGATAGCGATGTGGAAGGTCGGGATTGGGTCAAAGCGAGGTAGGAGATGTGTCAGTGATCGCAGGGAGTTTAAAGGTTGGCGGTGATGGTGGAGGGAGGACAAGACTGTCTTGTTCTCCTGCTCTTCATGGTTATTTTAACACGGTGTTTACTTGGATGGACGGGAagatctatcttttttttttttttaaattaacctGAGGAATTAATATGAAAATGATCGATGGAAACTGCCATCAAATAATCGAGTCAAGTGTGGAAAATGAATCAATTCATTAGGATGATTAttcaaatttaagttaattttatttttatgtgtcgAATATTAGTTTAATTTtggtttaaatttgatttatttagatGATATAAAATTGTTTGGAATTTTGatgataataaaaatttatttatttgtttagtttatattgataaacataatttataatttttattcataaatattaattatttaatttaatagattatttaaatttatttattttatattaaatgaatataaataaatatttattaagttaaatattaaatttgttcataaatatttaattcaagcTTATCGAAAATTATaacaatgttttttaaaaaaaaactaaatgatATGGCGTGGATGAAGAATTTCCattggtttttatttttttataaaaaatattaaaaaaatgaacattcaattttaatatattttaaaagaaGGGtatattaattttctaaaatgtGCACTGCCCATTACAatctaattctaaactaaattaACCTTTTATCCTAGAAGCATTCACATTATatgttttatttaaaatttttattaaaatttatataagttaACTTATCCATttcctaaattatatatttataaacaacatttctctaaatttaggaaatgaaTTTTATTCCTTAAATATTATAGAatagaaagaacaaatagaaaacttTATATATGGTGTATTGaaaaatttatattcaaatttataaagtaatttttttattttaaattatatattttagataGAAAAATTGGTATGGATACTTTTATAATACTAAATTAAAGTGttgaatctattttttttttttttaattaggccGAATGGAAACAAGGTAAAAAGCTAAAATTGAgttatttcatataattttttttatctaaaatatattaataattcTATAATTTTAGATTCttctaaaatatataaaataaagtgATCCTTTGAATTTattcaaattttcttttaatttatagCCTTTTACAGTTATTAATGACTTTATGCCagtgttcaaaattatttaatggtTCTAAATGTCTTAAATTTGTATAAAATAAATATAGTTATAATTACAAGGACCCTtaaatttattcatattttttttttataaaaaataagttatttaaggtcaatgattttgaaaaaaatattgatggttttaaaaaattatatttattctattttttaaaattagaaatttctaAATCTATTAATAACTTTTTATAAGGATGTCACCACACTCTTCTCATAAATCATGTAAGAATATATTTAATGACTAGCGCATGAAGTGTTATCATCATGAGATTTAAGGTTTAAATCTCAAAAAAATTGAgataaatatctctcttatatctagtcactattctaaagatTAATAGCCTCCGTATTAACTGGGACGGGTTGACGAGAACACTGAAAATGAACATATTCATCTTTTTATcatcatataaaaataaaatttgaattttaaaattcatttttatatAGAATAAATTCCTCCAATCTAGAAAATCATTTGATATCATGATTTATAATCCTTTCATAAAACCTTAGGGGCAGCAATTGGGTACATTACAACTTCgtcataaattttttatatttttctaataaaaaaaatgatgtttTAAATTATCATGGGGCTTTTGCAAATAACTCAAATTAGCAGGATGATTGGGAAAATCAATCAAGTTATTTTTCACATCAAACCCTAGTTAATAGTTTTTTTACGGAGTGACCCATTTTGTGTCGACATCTGTTCCTTCAAAGAGAATAATTGGAAGAAGCTTTAGGTAAAGTTGCTAGTCGTCCCAACTTATCCATTAAAACCTGTTTACCACCATGGAcatgagaggagaggagagaccTTTATCCAACTAAAATTCGCTTTTTTCATAAGAGAAGATcctctgttatatatatatatatatatatatatatttttttttttttatcaagagATGA
Proteins encoded:
- the LOC122037035 gene encoding alpha/beta hydrolase domain-containing protein 17C-like; protein product: MGNVTSSVAARFAFFPPEPATYEVFREGGGGGGGGEGRLRLSGLSPEKNVEVHVVETKAGNRVVATFWRHPAARFTLLYSHGNAADLGQMLDLFHELRAHLRVNIMSYDYSGYGASTGKPSEFNTYYDIEAVLDCLKEEYGIKQEELILYGQSVGSGPTLHLAAQLQKLRGVVLHSAILSGIRVLYPVKVTFWFDIFKNIDKIRLVNCPTFVIHGTADDIVDWTHGKRLWELSKEKYDPLWIKGGGHCNLETYPEYIKHLKKFISAMEKLSAKQAKQNSQPPSAIREVKHNKCLRFGK